From Agelaius phoeniceus isolate bAgePho1 chromosome 19, bAgePho1.hap1, whole genome shotgun sequence, a single genomic window includes:
- the C19H17orf75 gene encoding protein Njmu-R1, which produces MLPALPDGDERELESSEEGGGAGEERRPERHGCTYHGLYGYRRSAQQGAAAGDGSAGGAVAHAPSTEDFSLSLLDTNLPAEAETELRSFISKRLTKGALFEGMGNVASVALSIPEGKVGCYYCRFQQESLLEMATLESDINAPEYVVCFLGGSEKGLELFRLELDKYIQNLKRNLDLEQKNLEACVSPYLRSWFEDAICPIQRVVQLFQDKLASLLHAALSYTPVEVKNADERTEKDISRFLAAASLQGLVQEGTMTSLCIAMTEEQHKSMVIDCSGPQPQLHNAGSNRFCEDWMQAFVNGAEGGNPFLFRQILENFKLKAIQDINNLKRFIRQAEMNHYALFKCYLFLKNCGSGDILLKIVKVEHAEMPEARNVVTVLEEFMRETSVA; this is translated from the exons ATGCTGCCGGCGCTGCCGGACGGCGATGAGcgggagctggagagcagcgaggagggcggcggcgcgggcgaGGAGCGGCGGCCAGAGCGGCACGGCTGCACCTACCATGGCCTCTATGGCTACCGCAG GTCCGCGCAGCAGGGAGCCGCCGCCGGGGATGGCAGTGCCGGTGGCGCCGTGGCACACGCACCCTCCACCGAGGACTTCAG CCTCTCCTTGCTGGACACCAACTTGCCAGCCGAAGCAGAGACGGAGTTGCGCAGTTTCATCTCTAAGCGCCTTACTAAAGGAGCGCTCTTTGAAGGAATGGGGAATGTAGCATCAGTGGCGCTGAG CATACCAGAAGGTAAAGTTGGGTGTTACTACTGTCGTTTCCAACAAGAAAGTCTTCTGGAAATGGCAACGTTGGAATCGGACATCAATGCTCCAGAATATGTGGTTTGTTTCTTAGGTGGCTCAGAGAAAGGTCTGGAACT TTTCAGACTTGAGCTGGACAAATACATTCAAAATCTGAAGAGGAATCTTGATTTGGAG CAAAAAAACTTGGAGGCCTGTGTTAGCCCCTACCTGAGGAGCTGGTTTGAGGATGCCATCTGCCCTATCCAGAGGGTTGTGCAGCTCTTCCAGGACAAACTTGCCTCTCTGCTACATGCT gCTCTGAGTTACACTCCTGTAGAAGTCAAAAATGCAGatgaaagaacagaaaaggaCATCAGCAG GTTCCTGGCAGCTGCCAGCCTCCAAGGACTTGTCCAGGAAGGCACAATGACCTCCCTGTGCATTGCCATGACAGAGGAACAGCACAAGTCCATGGTTATAGACTGTAGTGGacctcagccccagctgcatAATGCAG GAAGCAACAGATTCTGTGAGGACTGGATGCAAGCTTTTGTGAATGGTGCTGAAGGTGGAAATCCATTTCTCTTCCGGCAGATTTTGGAAAACTTTAAATTGAAG GCTATCCAGGACATTAACAACCTGAAGAGGTTTATCCGCCAGGCTGAAATGAACCACTACGCCTTGTTCAAGTGCTACCTGTTCCTAAAGAACTGTGGCAGTGGAGACATCCTGCTGAAGATTGTGAAAGTAGAACATGCAGAAATGCCAGAGGCCAGGAACGTAGTGACCGTCCTGGAGGAATTCATGAGAGAAACATCAGTGGCTTAA